In the Periophthalmus magnuspinnatus isolate fPerMag1 chromosome 4, fPerMag1.2.pri, whole genome shotgun sequence genome, one interval contains:
- the LOC129456182 gene encoding zinc finger protein 84-like: MNRVREHRCLVCGKVFTGRSLLKRHSVVHTGEKPFSCPVCNKGFTQNAHLKVHMCTHTGIMPYRCSLCARGFTRRDIYLKHVGTHRDKRPVGLNDRRVGSLNDRRVGSLNDRRVGPLNDRRVGPLNARRVGPWNDPRLGPKPGEASSHSTESSANQLCLYSCSLCQKSFLCKNDIENHMKSHIEERTGDRTLDRAGN; this comes from the coding sequence ATGAACAGAGTCAGAGAACACCGATGCCTCGTCTGTGGGAAGGTCTTCACCGGGCGTTCACTTTTAAAGAGGCACTCTGTGGTTCACACGGGGGAGAAACCTTTCAGCTGTCCAGTTTGTAACAAAGGCTTTACACAGAACGCCCACCTGAAGGTCCACATGTGCACTCACACTGGAATCATGCCGTATCGATGCTCGCTGTGTGCCCGAGGATTCACACGCAGAGACATCTACCTCAAACATGTGGGGACGCACAGAGACAAGAGGCCTGTGGGACTGAACGACCGAAGGGTGGGGTCACTGAACGACCGAAGGGTGGGGTCACTGAACGACCGAAGGGTGGGGCCACTGAACGACCGAAGGGTGGGACCACTAAATGCCCGAAGGGTGGGGCCGTGGAATGACCCAAGGTTGGGGCCAAAACCCGGAGAGGCCAGCTCACATAGTACAGAGTCAAGTGCAAACCAACTGTGTCTCTACAGCTGCTCCTTGTGTCAGAAAagctttctctgtaaaaacgacATAGAAAATCACATGAAGAGCCACATAGAAGAAAGAACAGGAGACAGAACACTGGACAGAGCAGGAAACTGA